The nucleotide window tgcgcaactacgttggatttgagactccaacaatcgtccgccacttaatgccctgcaaggcgatctctttaccgctagatttgctggttctcactttgatgagacagtcttcccgtcgttcgggggagataagaacacagatgttcaacaggaactataggaattgtcgtggcctgtccccattatatctcatctcgatccctattaaagtgacgagatcacacaaatatgctgcaaacatgcctgcaaggacgtacgtccctacgagaggacatagcgccgccctacacggaggtaggcataggcatggcgccaatgccaaagaaagtggcactctggtgttacaggccatggccccagctaggatgcgtgggaggcccgtgggttcgaatgatactttgacacattccaatcatttgatcatcaagactcaaaatccgtctcataagtatcttccgggttatggttatcgttgggggacgcctcaacgtcagaacctattcctgagaatatagagctctatgaaaattacactagtgtacatgagacgtgggatagaaactccatcataattgatgatgtagctgcgtatttcattgcgcatgagtttgttgagtcaaatgatatcgaaccacgctccgttgatgaataaatgtcaacgtagagagatttgacctaaatggaaagatgcgatccaggttaagatggattctctaacgaagaggaaggttttcgagctagagatgccaacacctcctaacataaaacctgttgactaatgggaaagcgtgatgagaaaaagagatggcaatctcgccttatggcgcaagacttctcacaaaacgccctgaaatctactacgatgagacatattctctcgtaatggatgtcattgcactccactaccctgtcagtttggtagtttccgaataactgaacatgcagcttacaaatatggtcactacgtatctctatagggatctagatacggaatataaatgaaggttcatggcgaacttcatttacccaagtcaagtggctctagaccatggagcgcgtttacaaagaggttgaaacgctcactaaggtggctacttgattgggaagggatatgcccacgcgtttctataacaagtttcggattctatcgagattcatgttggacatgatcttcattagaagcccttaaagagttaagggaaaccgctgaacacttaaaatccgagtttgagatgaaggattttgggagaacacgattatgtctcggtttggaacttgagcatcgtgtcgatagatgcttaggcattttgacaaggtcaagccttcaagcacccccatgatcgtccatagtcttgatcctgaaaaggatcctcttcgttgaaaggatgatgacgaagatgtgctagaggcagaagtgccttacttagtacaataggcgcattattgtacttatcccaatgcacaagaccggacatctcatatgtggtgaacttattagctagatatagctctgcaccaatgcgacgccattagattggtgtaaaagatatctttcgatacttgagatgtatgattgatatgggcttgttctatccctacgaagagatgatggattcggacccatcacacaccagaaacgccgccaacgctggcttgcgttctctatccccatcccaaaacaacaattgttttggaaggttttgctgatgttgggtatccctctgacccacacaatggtcactcccaaactggttaagtgttcaccacgggaaaagactgtgatatcttggaggtctacagaatagaccgtcgctatatcttcgaacaatgcagagatcattgctcttcacgaagtggttcgtgaatgtatgtGGAtttgatccataattacgcatgttcgaagcaattgtggtttgaagtctaccacagatgagcctacaagcatttaggataatgctgctcgttttgaacaaatgaagcaatgctacatcaaaagcgacaacaccaagcataatcagcaacaacagactctgctcgagatcaaagtgaattaggttcgatatgaggatagtgaggcagacttgtttactaagtcattgcccaaatccacgtttgagaaacatgtggcaagaattggcttgcggaaattatctgaactcccatgatcgtagtcatcagggggaggcgcagacatcaggcggagatgtctacatgttcacctcgaaacgtgaagggtgtgttgtgctctttttccccttcgaccgaggttatttttgtcccactgggtttttgttactcggcaaagttTTTAACGAGTCAACGAgaaaagcaccgcgtttgggcaacacaagggggagtgttcaaggaaaacttattttgtgtttagcccaaactctaggttacttgacctagtggtaatatgatttaattagaatgatctagaatcctaatcaatgtagaattactttccttgtatgattgagattctatgcattgtaatcctctatataaagagggcccatattatcaatgagaatacacaacaaattcctctcaatttctgattccctaaaacaatgtCTATTTTGTTTAACTATTTATCTTTTTATCACATTTAAGACTATTATTCATTAACAAAATTGAAGCTGCACACAGCGCATCAAGCCAAAGGTAGTGGCAATCTTTATAAAAAAGAAGCTGGTGGTGATCTAATACACCATCAATTCAATTATTTAAACATGATTATGTACAACAGAGAGAATACACTCGGTAACTCATACACTCTTTTAAACTGAGAAGGGAACATGAATATTGTTCATGCAATCAGGCATATCTGGAGCTCAAGCCAACTTCCCTCTTGTGCACCCTAAAGAGCTAGAAGCGTCTCACTTTGACTGCAGAGCCATTGTGCCTGCTTGAAGAAACAGAATCCTGAGACCACGATGAAGGCTTGACTCGCCCAGCAAGTAAGCTAGATGCTGCTGCAGCACTTATTTTCCTTCTCTTAGATTCTAGTTCCAAGGCTTTCTTAGAAGTCCCAGATGACCCAGGAAAGATTGAAGAAGCATTAATCAAAGCTCGCTTATCCCTCCTATTTCTGTCAAACTTGGAAGAGAATTTCATCCGTGATGCAGTGGCAGTATCCTCTTCTGCCGCTGGAAGCAGTCGTATATGGAGGCCCATTCTCCTTGAAGCAGCCTCTTCTTCAGCAACTCTTTTCTTTTGAGACTGAAATAAAACATAGATTATAATGAGTAAGTAAGCCCTTCATCCAATGCCAGATTCAACACTAATTCAGTTCATTCTCTACAAAGAGGCAGAAAACAATCCATGAAGATAAATCaaaattttttgtattttgatcCTAGTAATAGATAACTTtcccaaaaacctaaaaatgCAAACTGTGCTGAGTGAAAAATTCTAATTACCTCTCCACTGTCATCTATCCTGTTATACAAACCTAAAAGACTGACAATTTTATCtttcaacaaaaaacaaaggaTAAATATGGTCTCAGTGACATACTCTAAGTTTGGCCCTGAGAGCCTTGTTAAGGGCATAATCATCTGAATGCCTGTCGTCAGAAATTCTCTGCAAGCGGACGAGCACTGGCTcagcttctttcttcttttgcaaATCCTCTTCTTGATGTTCAAGACGGTAAAACGGATCTGCGAGCATACCTTTTTCTGTAGACAAGGAACTGATTTTAGTtaaaatgatgaaaaaattgtccCAAAATCACTGTTTATTCCTTTTCTCCCTCTTTAATTCCAATAAGTCAGCCAATCTATTTCAAAATGGCATCATAATCCAGAAATGTAAAACCAACCTTCTTCTGCAGGAAGTGCAAAGGTTTCTGCATCCTCAATGTCAAAATCCTCAGTCTTTTGTTGAGCCCCGCTAATAATCACATACTGACAATTCTTCGGATCTGTCTGAATAACAATCTCCTGTTTGCAGCATGCAGCCTTCATGGAAAAGCTCCATATCTGCAGGCACAAAGACGACACTATCATTAAAAACATGAGTTTCATAATCAGGGGGCTGCAAAAATGCAATTTCTATCAAATTAGTTCAAAATGGACGGAGAACTCAGAAGGATCAGAATTAGTTGAAAAACATACCTTTGTTGAATAATAGTTTCCCACTTGCTTTTTTTCAGCATTGAATCGAACACCCTTTGCAATCATAGAATTGCACCCACCGCACCATATATTGTAAGGCATCTCAAACCTGAAATGAAGATAATTATCAGAACTTTTCTATATTTCTCCACTATAAAGTTGAACTACATGTATTCTGAAAAATGTTAATAAATTCCCCATTATCATTCAATCCAAATTTGCAAACAAAACCACAAAACTGTAGATACTTCAAGTGCACTTCCATATCTTTTACAGTCTTTTGAATCTTGGTAAACATTACAAAAAGTAGAATAAGAGTATACCCTAGAAGAGTCACCTATGAAAGCATACTCCTAGATATAATCCACCCCTCCAGAATATAACATATAGCCCATTTGAAAATGAATTCCCAAGCATGGTCATAACTCAGTAATACTAAGTTTCCTGTCATATTGAGAGCAGAATATACATATATGGAAAAAGGGGGGTTATTTTAAGAAGACCTTAAACCTCACAAAACACCTCCACAGAAATGTTGTCCCTATGCAGGTTTTTAGTAGGAATAACAGTTGCTAGAATACAACCAAAACAGGACTCGCCTCCCTTCATCACCAATTACGCAAGTAAAGTCATTCGACCACAACAGAACATTCCATTCCGAAACAAACACAGACACAAGACACATCTGGACACCAACCACCTAACAAAAACAAGCCCGATACGTTACCTTATGATCAAAATTCCCTGATCCAGTTTCCGCGCTCGCTCCCTCAGAGCATGCTGACCATGAAACTTGTTCAAAGAACCCTGCACACAATAGCACCGCTCCGATCAGTATACCAACCGTATCACAATATAAAACAGCAACAGAAATTGAAAGGTTCCGAGTTTAAAACCTGATTCGGGGTCCATTCCGGAGGATAATAGAAGTTGTCGGCTCTAGCAGCTGCAAGTGAAGACTGCAGAAATCGAACCAACACAAGTTTAGCAGATTGAGCAAATCCAATCATATCAACATCAACAATTCCATGCATTATTCTTTacagaaacaaaaattacataCAATTAGCAATTCCTAAAACCTTAGACAGAcgaactatttatttttaagcaGGAATAATTATAAGCGATGTTAATCAAGAATCAAACTTTTGTTCATCAATCTATAAAAAGATTATTCAGAGAAATTGATTTCACGCAAAACCCCCCAAAAAGAAGTCATCTTTCGCTACACAAAACCCTAATATTAGAAt belongs to Rosa chinensis cultivar Old Blush chromosome 4, RchiOBHm-V2, whole genome shotgun sequence and includes:
- the LOC112197657 gene encoding coiled-coil domain-containing protein 130; the protein is MSSLAAARADNFYYPPEWTPNQGSLNKFHGQHALRERARKLDQGILIIRFEMPYNIWCGGCNSMIAKGVRFNAEKKQVGNYYSTKIWSFSMKAACCKQEIVIQTDPKNCQYVIISGAQQKTEDFDIEDAETFALPAEEEKGMLADPFYRLEHQEEDLQKKKEAEPVLVRLQRISDDRHSDDYALNKALRAKLRSQKKRVAEEEAASRRMGLHIRLLPAAEEDTATASRMKFSSKFDRNRRDKRALINASSIFPGSSGTSKKALELESKRRKISAAAASSLLAGRVKPSSWSQDSVSSSRHNGSAVKVRRF